A segment of the uncultured Desulfobulbus sp. genome:
CAATGCCTACTTGGGCAACAAGGACCGAATTTTCGCCCACAACAACATTATGCCCGACCATTACCAGGTTATCAATTCGTGTACCAGCTTTTATCCATGTCACGCCGAAAGCCGCACGATCTACGCAGCTATTGGCTCCGATTTCGACCTCATCGTCAATGCGAACAATACCTACCTGAGGTTTTTTATGATGACATCCCATCTTGTCGGTAGCAAAACCAAAACCATCACTCCCGATAACGACACCATGATACAACACAACCCGTTTACCTATTATGCAGTCACGAGCAACGCTCACATTAGCGTGGAGGACAGTATCATCACCGATACTGACACCATCCTCAAGGACCACCCCAGGATTCAGAATGACGCGCTTTCCAAGCGCCACATTATTGCCCACGCTGACGAGTGGACCAATACTCACTTCCTCGGGGATCGAGCACTCCTGCCCAATAACAGCAGAAGGATGAATGCCTGTAGCTGTAAATGGTGAGGTAACCAAGGCACGATGAATTTTTGCGGCTGCAACCGAAGGGTCATCACAAAGAATGAGAGGGAGAGAGACATCTTCAATATTTGATGGGGCTATACAAGCCGATGCTTTACACCTTTCTGGAAGAGGCAATTGCTTGGCATCGAGCACAAAGGTTATCTCCCCATCTGTTGCGTATTCGATGCCATTTAACCCGTGAATTAGCACATCTGGATTACCTTGAACCCGCCCGCCAACCATCTGCGCGAGCTGCTGTAAACTGTATTGTTGCTCCACCTTGAGAGACACTCCGTGGGAATAATTGAAAGTAGATACGATCGAGTACAGAGCTGAAAATTTGCCGTCAAATGAGGAAGCTTCTCAAGCTTGATTCGCAAACAATCGAACCAGCCTGATAAGCATCCACACCATCAACAGCGACCTTCAGGCGAGGGCTGAGATTACTGCGTTTTGGCTTAGTCGTAAAGAAAAACAGCCTGTGCCCGTTCCTTGTACTGGTCTAACCCGCTTTTCCAGCCAAACTCAAGTTCGCCAAGAGGAACCCCCTGCTCCAGTCCAAGCCGAACCTGACGATCACCGATGATGAGATCCATAGGTAACCGCTCGTATTCATACTCATACGGCGGTTCTTTGTATGAAAATTCTTCAGGATAAAGCGTCAGCATCGCTTGCAGGAGTGCAAGGCTGGTTCTGTAAGGCAGAAAATCATCGGGGGATGTAACGTGAATCTGAAAACCTTTGCAAGCGTGGTGATGCCATTTACCGGAAGTGGGTTCAAAACAAAGAGGTCTGAGTAAGCACCCCGGCAAATCAACGCGCTCAATAAAATCAAGTATTTCAATGGGTTCAACAAAAGGTGCGCCAAAAAGCTCAAAGGGTAAGGTTGTGCCTCGAGCTTCAGAAATATTTGTCCCCTCCCAAATGACCTGGCCCGGATAAACAAGAGCTGTGGCAAAACTGGGCATGTTTGGTGATGGAAAAACCCAAGGAAATCCGGTTTGAGGGAAAAGGATACTGCGATTCCACCCCTCCATTGTAACAACCTCTACCTGGGCGTCTATATGCAACTCCCGGTTACACAAGAGAGCCATTTCGCCAACTGTCAGCCCATGTCGCATGGGAATGGCATGCAACCCCACAAAAGAACTGCACTCCATA
Coding sequences within it:
- a CDS encoding DUF1343 domain-containing protein, with translation MLSNQASTNRFFIHGRDLICQMYPRQLVCLFSPQHGFFSEKQDNMVESEHQIDVASGLPVYSLYGETRKPFPSMFKDIDVLLIDLIDVGTRVYTFIWTVLYCLQVAKEVGVEVFVLDRPNPIGGRLMEGNVLDMECSSFVGLHAIPMRHGLTVGEMALLCNRELHIDAQVEVVTMEGWNRSILFPQTGFPWVFPSPNMPSFATALVYPGQVIWEGTNISEARGTTLPFELFGAPFVEPIEILDFIERVDLPGCLLRPLCFEPTSGKWHHHACKGFQIHVTSPDDFLPYRTSLALLQAMLTLYPEEFSYKEPPYEYEYERLPMDLIIGDRQVRLGLEQGVPLGELEFGWKSGLDQYKERAQAVFLYD
- the lpxD gene encoding UDP-3-O-(3-hydroxymyristoyl)glucosamine N-acyltransferase, with product MEQQYSLQQLAQMVGGRVQGNPDVLIHGLNGIEYATDGEITFVLDAKQLPLPERCKASACIAPSNIEDVSLPLILCDDPSVAAAKIHRALVTSPFTATGIHPSAVIGQECSIPEEVSIGPLVSVGNNVALGKRVILNPGVVLEDGVSIGDDTVLHANVSVARDCIIGKRVVLYHGVVIGSDGFGFATDKMGCHHKKPQVGIVRIDDEVEIGANSCVDRAAFGVTWIKAGTRIDNLVMVGHNVVVGENSVLVAQVGIAGSTTLGRNVVIGAKTGIAGHLRISDQVMAAAMSGIHNDQPKGAILGGVPAIEVKKWGRSAAAYNRLPEMVKELRRLRKEVERLQSMFETTEQPKDT